The genomic window GGGTTAAGCGTTTCCATTGAGGCAAGTTTTTGCAGATTCCTGCCATTTTCAGGAGAACTGATATATAGCGGAGCCCATGCCGATCCAAGCTGAATTATCAAAATGgacaaacaaccaccaccaacagaaATTGTAATGTTTCTTGCTTTGATTCACTGTACcactttacaaaagaataaagtcctaatattattttgatttttccagtttcagctcatgagctgtggccatgctggggcaccgccattaaaaaaTCTGCCCCATATCTAAAATGATTCGTTATCAGCTCTTACtagaaaaaaaatttgtctttgtggcatttttatcaaaaaaaatttttggaaaggATGCAACAGCTCATGTTGCTTCCCCTGCAAagactttgttttttgttgtttctttgtggCATTTTATCAGAAAAAATGTTGGAAAGGATGCAACAGGTCGTGTTGCTTTCCTTGCAAagactttgttttttgttgtttctttgtggCATTTTATCGGAAAAAATGTTGGAAAGGACGTAACAGGTCGTGTTGCTTCCCTTGCAAAGACTTTGTTTTTGGTGTTTCTTTGTggcatttttataaaaaaaatgtccGAAGGGATGCAACAGCTCATGTTGCTTCCCTTGCAAAGACTTTTTTGTTGTCTGCCGCTGCTTGCTCGTCTCATGCTAATTCTGACGATAAAAGTCTGAAGCCTACGATGTCATGTAGTTAATACCAATTTTACAGAACAATCTTatgaaaaatctatatatataaaactctagttgtgtgagtgtctgtccccttcgatttagattcctaactactcccacggAGTTggtgtccatggtcacacctgcacctgtttgcttctccccctttttccctccctcgtgaagctgtggggaagggagtgtaaggaaatcaacgtcgtaaagcgttgtcaaggagaccagcgttcttttagaacaacgacttcatggcttgaagacaccaaaacagaaatggctaagaaaacccgaattggcatctataagggaagtaactctctaaaaatgcttatatagttatttcccttacaaacccgagcaacgccgggcgatattgctagtaagtaatatattttcaatttgattCTATAATTTTTAAGGGAAGCATTACTTCCCTTGCTTCCATGGACTTCATGCCTATGAtagtgtttgtgtccctgtaacttagcagtttggcaaaagactccaatagaataagtaccagaccttaaaattaaaatgaataaacatgagttgattcgtttgactaaaacatAAATTGAAGGCTGTGCCCCCCGGCATGGCCACGGTCTAGTGACTGGAACAGGTAAGagaataaataaagattacacaaccacacctgtatgATGATAAacttgctatcatcatcatcgttcaatgtccactttccatgctggcatgggttggatggttcgactgagggctgggcaagccagaaggctgcgccaggctccagtctgatctggcaaagtttctacagctggatgcccttcctaatgccaaccactccgagagtttagcAATTCAAACAACTGGgtttaataacaacaagaactaaAGTTTATATCTCaaaagatattatttatatttgtagaatatttacatacatacatctttgctTATAGAATAATACCTTCTcaaaaaatatagagaattacAATGGTTTCTTCCAAGATGGTTCTACCGTCTTGCTCGGTCGCTTCGGTTCTTCACGTTTGCGTAGTCATAGAAATGCTTTCCAAttttcttctgtctctctttgCGATCCAGTTTGCGACGctgaaggaaataaaatgaaatgccaAGGTGGTCAAAATAGATCGAGAACTTTTCAGGAGTttaccatagacacacacacacacaaaagaagaaagagaaagtctAAAGAAGACTAAGATTGTTGTGAGACTGAcgaatttgcttctcaaccttgGTTTAGTTCCACAACTTGGCACTTTAGCTGCCTTCTACTAGAAACCCAAACCGATTAATGACTTGTGAATGaccgtgatagacagaaactgtattattcctactgtgtgagtgtgtgcatatatatatatatagatgtacttgcatagcaagtgacctgatctgagatcgcgtgctggaacgaaaacaattgcagcgtggaaggtgtttataagccatttaagaaacacacaaaaaccgttagatgcagcacaaagttttatcagtgaacaggtcgcggtctcaaagcgacgaaaatattttgacacctTCCATTCTGCAAGAACACCTTCAACACACCACGGGTCtcttcgaccggggtctggtaagccatggaggctgcaccgagctctagtctgatttggtagtgtttctacagctggatgcccttcctaatgccaaccattccgtgagtgtagttggtgttttatacgtgccaccagcacaggggcaagagcaggctggcaaacggccacgatcgtttGGTGCTTTtctgtgtcaccgacacggacgccagtcaagcggcgctggcatctgccacgttccgacggtgatttttatgtgtcaccggcacgagtgtcttaactacacacacacacacacacatatatatatatatacacacacacacacattgcatgtgtgtgtgtgcgcctttgTGTCTGTCTCTGCATCACCATtttacaactggtattggtgtatcgacatccctgtaacttagcagttcagcaagagagaccaatagaataactactaagctgaagaagtcctggggtcaatttgttcgaccaaaagctcttcacggtggtgctccagcctggccgcagtcaaatgattgaaacacgtAAAATAATTCCCAATGATATAATAGGGCTTTTTAAGCATTGAATGGCTGGGAGGGTCCATGTGagcaaaacaggaaacaaagggGTCCAGAGGTAGAAAAAAAGGGTTTTGAGCAACACTGACCTAAGGCACAATTCTTCATTACttctacaatatttttacaaaagctGAACATCATAAAACTGCTGTATCATGGCCAGCCTTAAAATCTGagcagttaaaaaaaacaaacaaaacaaaccaaaataaactTACTTGTTTTCCGGTCAACTTAGGAGCTTCATCTTCATCGGAACTTTCTTGGTGTCGCTTCTGCTTTCGTTTCTTATTCTTGCCTGACTTGGCTATGTTCACCTTGGAAGAACTTTCCTTTGTTGCACTGGTACTAGGCTTGCTTTCTGGTTCCTTCATCTTGTACATGAAATCAGCTGAAATATTCGAAgacaaagaaaaagggaaaaatgaaaagcactggcatggccatgtggttaagaagctagctttgcaaccacatgtttttgggttcaatcccacagtgtggcacctgaccaagtgttttctactattatAGCCcctggttgaccaaagccttgtgagtgaatttgatggaaagaaactgaaagaagggttGTCACATGTGTGTGTTGGTACTTGTTCCTGCTACTGCTTGACCTGGTGTCAGTTTgtttgttcctgtaacttagcagtttggcaaaaagataatgattgaataagtaccagacttcataaaaaaaatgtaagattaaaaaaaaaaaaaacccatgtaaacctataggcgcaggagtggctgtgtggtaagtagcttgcttacaaaccacatggttccgggttcagtcccactgcgtggcatcttgggcaagtgtcttctactatagccccgggccgaccaatgccttgtgagtggatttggtagacggaaactgaaagaagcctgtcgtatatatgtatatatatatatatatatatatatatatgtatgtgtgtgtatgtgtttgtccccctagcattgcttgacaaccgatgctggtgtgtttacgtccccatcacttagcggttcggcaaaagagaccgatagaataagtactgggcttacaaagaattaatcccggggtcgatttgctcgactaaaaggcggtgctccagcatggccgcagtcaaatgactgaaacaagtaaaagagtaagagtatgtagAAAGATAGAAACCTGGACATCACAATGAACTACAAAGTCAGAGACCAGTGTGTACAGCTACTCTCCATCTTCCTGTTAGGCATTAACccattcattaccatatttctgtgcttctttcaattaattttaaatagagcaaagaattagtaaaataacttagttatcattaagctaatgttaggagcataaattgtgtaagtgattttaatgattctaacaatttatattaatgtttttttaataactacttgtattcttatcttatatgcattgaattttatggatggaagcactccgtcggttacgacgacgagggttccggttgatccgatcaacggaacagccagctcgtgaaattaacgtgtaagtggctgagcactccacagacacgtgtacccttaacgtagtcttcggggatattcagcgtgacacagagtgacaaggccggccctttgaaatacaggtacaacagaaacaggaagaaagagtgagagaaagttgtggtgaaagagtacagcagggatcaccaccatccctgccggagtctcgtggagcttttaggtgttttcgctcaataaacactcacaacgcccggtctgggaatcgaaacctcgatcctacgaccgcgagtccgctgccctaaccactgggccattgcgcctccaccattgaattttatactgtatatatgtatgttgttatggttgtcgttttcataattaaataagtcaacattctaatatcctaaagctgataaaccaactaatgtgtttctccattttcacgtgaccgaccaggctatcagatgttgctacacatcgctggtcacaatgcacttcgtattgttttagccttcgaatgacgccaccccgctggctaaacgagcaggccaacagaagaaagagtgagagaaagttgtggcgaaagagtacagcaggggtcgccaccacctcctgctggagcctcatggagttttaggtgttttcgctcaataaacacacacaacgcccggtctgggaatcgaaaccgcgatcctccgaccatgagtccgctgccctaaccactgggccattgcgcctccacatttgtaatatatatatatatatatatatgtatgaaatgctgaacaatgaaaatgagtgctctaCACCGCATTGATAGATAGAGGTTCTTTAGTcatgtattaaggctaccattggtttcatgttaagaaaagtgtttcaatatcttaacaatttttcaagccgatcatatggaggaatggtgtttgtttccattttggaTGAAAACACAAAGTCTTGAATTCTATGAATTCACGAGACTTTGTGTGCTTGtccaaaatggagacaaacatcattattgaagaatttttaagataataaaatatttttcttaacatgaaaccaatggtagcctttatgatatatatatatatatatatatatatatatagcagtccaACAATGGGTTAGctgctgaaacttcgaagtcacagtcaacaacatccttgtttaagaataataaatttttactctagaaaagtatagagtaacccatcagattaatgcaaatttaaaaaaaaaaattataactgaacataaaaacaaacatcaatataaataaatatatatatatataccttcatcaTCAGAATCCTCTGGCATCTGTTGAACAGCAGAAATACCACTTCCTGATGGAATACTCTCAAGAGAAGCTGTCAAAGACTTTTCTTTGGTTTCATCTTTGCTGTTCTCAATTATCTCTTCGCTcttatcttcgtcttttgctgaTGTATTTTCTTGTGCAGCCGTCTCCGTAATACTTGATGATTCTTTGGAAATGGATTTATCTGAAGAATCATCAGTTCCCTTATCTTTTtctccagcagcagcagtagcagcagcagcagtagcagcagtttgCTCTGCTTCGTTAGACTTTGTCATTAACTCAACGAATGCTTCCGCATCGGCCGATTCCTTCTCGACATCAGGAATTGCAATTTCTTTCGTCTCCTCTCCATCTTCATCGCTTTCTTTGTCTGAAACATCTTCAGCGTCGGAATCGTCCCGCGATACATCCAAGTTCACGGATTTAACGTCATCCGCAACAAACTCTGGTTGCACCTGAATTTTGCGCAAGTCCTGCTGCACCTGTGGAATGGCTTTGACTGTTTCCTCACCTATTACTGCGGTTTCCTGTGAAGCGGTCTCAACGACTACTTTGTCAACAATGCTTTCTATTTCGTCTCCctgcaaaaattaaattaatcattCATTTCAGAATACAATCAAGCATAAGTATCTGGGATTTCTGGAAGACAGGAAAATAACTTTGAACttttatttactaaattatttaaatcactCTTACAGCAaagcaatcaccatcatcatcatcatcattatttaacgaccgctttccatgctagcatgggttggatgatttgactgaggtctggcgaaccagactccaatctgatctgccagagtttctacagctggatgcccttcctaacgccaaccactctgagtgtgtagtgggtgcttttacatgccaccggcacgagggccagtttagtggtactggcaacggccatgctcaaatggtgcattttatgtgccacctgcacaggagccagtccagcggcactggcgacgacctcactcgaatgttttttcacgtgccaccatcacaagtgccagtaaggtgacgcagggaatgatcacgctcgaatggtgtgtttaacgtgccatcagcacgaaggccagcttgttgctcaggcaatgatctcactcgtaCATGTACCTTCATACTGGtgttgacatcaggtagccaaatACTGTGAAGAGGCTTTAAACAGCATactcaaatataaaattattacacacacacacacatttatatatatgtagatattcttatttctttttctttagcagCAGTTGTAAATAAGTTGCATTTTCACTCCTGTTAATAAAGGCTGCAGTGATGTCCTAAACTGCATATCATCGagtgtgggctgccatggttcgtgatgccatcagaaccagagaagaagccggctcaacccgtcCTGGGTGAATTCCGtcacaagcaagcaagcaagcttaAACTGCATGCTATTTTGCCAGAAACAAAATACTTTCTCCAGCAACCAtaaatatatgcgcaggagtggctgtgtggtaagtagcttgcttatcagccacatggctccgggttcagtcccactgcgtggcaccttgggcaagtgtcttctgctatatccttgggccgaccaaagccttgtgagtggatttggtagatggaaactgaaagaagcctgtcatatatatgtatatatatatatgtatgtatgtatgtgtgcgtgtatgtttgtgtgtctgtgtttgtccccctagcattgcttgacaaccaatgctggtgtgtttatgtccctgtcacttagcagttcggcaaaagaggccgatagaataagtactgggcttacaaagaataaatcctggggtcgatttgctcgactaaaggcggtgctccagcatggccgcagtcaaatgactgaaacaagtaaaagtatatagaCACGCCTGatccttgcaagcatggaaaagtgggcattgaAATGGATGTTGAGGAAGCcagccagccacacacacacaaaacacctaatacattaaaaaaaatttgtccaCACCTCTCTTACTGGTGGTTTAACAAAATACGGAAGACGTCCTCGCTGCCAATCATTCAACACAATTTTGGAAATATTGTTGAAATCTGGGTCACCACCCTGAAAATAGTTACATCAAAAAGACACAGAAATTTAgaagtttatataaaaaaaaaacagtttcttaaaaaaattcattcatttatatcatAATGCATTCCAGAAGTAACTAATCCATTCTGACATGGGCTGAATGGTTCTTCTGTGTTGCTTCTCTCCAAGAAATTCCATATTTTATGAATTCTTCTGTTGTCATTTTGGTTCCTGTGTTAGTGTTTCTCAGCTGGGACCCATTTGATCCTTAAGGGTCCATCTAAGGTTTTGATGTTAAAATTTCTGTGTATAAATTGGTTAcatttctacaatgcacaaaatatttaaccctttcattactgtatttattttgagatgctctgtgtttctttcaattacttttaatataacaaagaatttagtaaaataacttagttatcattcagctaatgttaggaacatatactgactaaggtttggtggaagatttgaattcaaaacttatgaaaacaagacatttgtactacagagccagagccggtttcaacaggagtggtaatgaaagggttaaaaatatcatggtgactttaatctttttgttaccatattttgtactacagagccagtttcagctgggttggtaatgaaagggttcattttttttatttattattcctaaatttcttttatatacaatGAATGGTTAAGAGTGTCCAGTAGAATACAATAGGAGTGAAAGGGGTCTTTAGGCAGATGAGGTTGTGAATAGCAaagaaaggactttgacaaacaatcaattgattgtttaaccaacacattaaacaaatgacCAATTAGTTGgttggttatatatatttctttactacccacaaggggctaaacatagaggagacaaacaaggacagacaaaggtattaagtcgattacaaagaccccagtgcgtaattggtacttatttaatcggccccgaaaggatgaaaggcaaagtcgatcttggcggaatttgaactcagaacgtagcaacagacgaaatactgctgagcatttcgcccggcatgctaacgtttctgccagcttgccgccattaccattaacaactggtgttggtttgtttatatccccactacttagcagttcagcaaaagagactgaagaCTGATTGATAAGTCCAAGactcaaaagaaaaaagaaaaacataaatactTGGGTCAATTGCTTTGCccaaacctttcaaggcagtgccccagtatggccacagtccaatgactgaaacaagtgaaagacagaAGGTAactctctcctttactcttttacatgtttcagtcatttgactgtggccatgctggagcaccgcctttaatcgagcaactcgacccgggacttattcttttgtaagcccagtacttattctatcggtctcttttgccgaaccactaagtgacggggagataaacacaccagcatcggttgttaagcaatgataggggaacaaacacagacacataaacacacacatatacgtacatatatatacatatatacatacgacgggcttctttcagtttccgtctaccaaatccactcacaaggctttggtcggtccgaggctatagtagaagacacttgcccaaggtgccacgcattgggactgaacccagaaccatgtggttggtaaacaagctacttaccacacagccactcctgcgcctaacgaGAAATAAAATCCAAGACAGATTTCTTACCTTCAATAATTTCCCGTATCTTTTGGCAAGTTTTTCCAGGAAGTCTTCTGTACCAGTCCAACCTTCTATTTTGTAGGCTCGTGTAATATATTCAGGTCGTACTCGTTCAAGTACAGCTCCGATGTAGTCTTCGGGATTCCTCAGATGTTCCACTCGTACCTGGAATTTAAGGAGAATGCTTTCATTACAACAAGGTTATCCAGAACAAGCCACTGGCGGATCAGTCCAATGGATGGAGAAGTGTTTCTCAAAGTTATGAAGAACCCCCCAAGCTTTAAGGAAAAATTCTGGTGTTCTGCAACACGAGAGGAGGCGTCTTTTaagagaatttaataaaaatatattttataaaagaatggtacatatttattatatgtttgatttggtgaatggaaactggaagaaacctgttgtgtgtgtgtgtatgtatatatatatatatatatatatatatagatatatatatatcatcatcatcgtttaacgtccgttttctgcgctagcacgggttggacggtttgactggggtctgggaagccaggggctgcaccaggctccagtctgatctggcagtgtttctacagctggatgcccttcttaatgccaaccactccgcgagctgtagtgggtgctttttacgtgccaggggagtctggcatcggccacgattggttggtgcttttaacatgccaccggcacggaagccagccaaggcgatatatatatatatatatatatcatcatcatcgtcgtttaatgtccgttttccattctagcatgggttggacggtttgatcggagtctgggaagccaggggctgcaccaggctccagtctgatctggcagtgtttctacacacATAGAGaatggtttagtggctagcaaaagcaaaagatgaagacattcagatgatgaatatttaagtacaaatatttagatatttatattaatagatccaacttacacagagtacaaacagagaaaattaattttgaataatgtagtcctagagtTACAAAAGaacgggatggtcatggatggagagAATGAAATCTCTATAATACTTACCACACCTTTCAAAACGATTTCTGTAGGAGTGGAACCAGACGGATACACCACACCAGGACAATCTACCAGATATATTCTTCTCATCAGTGTTATGTACTGCCACACCTGTAAAACAGAAAGAAGAGAATGAATTGAGTTATAAGAGTAAATTAGTACGTAAAGAAATACTAAAGATGAGAGACGAAGCATTTTATGTGATAGAATGTATGAAccctaggcggcgagctggcagaaaagttagcatgccaagtgaaatgcttagcggtatttcatctgccgttacgttctgagttcgaatttgcctttcatcctttcagggtcgataaattaagtaccagttacacactggggttgatgtaatcgactcaatccctttgtctgtccttgtttgtcccctctgtgtttagccccttgtgggcaataaagaaataagaatgtatgaaccttttagcattttaaccagccatatccagcccaaatccAAGGGGGTGaggtgaaaagttcataggctgactatgaaggggtgatgctagagctgtgaaatcttgcttgCAGTAATTTCAAGTCTTCTTATTAACAACTGCATTGTttttttccaggtaaactgacacctGGCTGTTCaaaaagacttcaaaagtaactagtattGACTTCTTTTGAAAATGGATAAAAAGTTTGGTATCATGGttttatcaagtacctgcagaaaaagggtttagctcCCAACGACATTCATTCTGACATTTTTGCTacattagtttcagctcacgagccgtggccatgctggggcactgccattaaaTAAACTATGCGCCCGCAGAGGGACTCGAACCCGCGTCCCTCAGATTACTTCTAAAGTTGACCtataaaagtctgatgctctaccgactgaacTATGTGGGCGACAAATAAACTATGCACCCGCAGAGGGACTCGAACCCGCGTCCCTCAGATTACTTCTAAGGCTGACCtataaaagtctgatgctctactgaCTGAACTATGCCAGGATGCTGCCCACTCGGCACCCAGGCTACATTCTTAGCGCCCCCTCCCCCACCACAAATATAGacccactttctgcagcaaattcaaaacaaataaaacttaattaaacctaattaatctattaattttttttttttttacatctatcacCTGATTGTGGCCACCCCATTATCATCCTATTTTTCTTCAACATTCCACTGGATCTTTACACTGCCCACTTTGAGAATCCCTGCTCTAGCtctatcaacagtgcaaaagcaGGTGGCTCAATTTAGGAGGGGAacagagagtcttgaagatgacccaagctTTGGATATCTTGCACCAAGGAAAACGTTGATTATGTTCATCACATGGTGATGGACGACAGGTGAgcgactataaatcaaatagccaatggtaTTAgcatatccagctgtagaaacactgccagatcagactgggcctggtgcagccaactggcttcccagaccccagtcgaaccgtccaacccatgctagcacggaaagctgacgttaaacaatgatgatgagagaattaagaatattctgcacaaagaACTTGGCAGGAAATCACATCACAAGAAAGTATGACATATTGAGGCATATCCAGCTGATTTCTTTGAAcatttcctaacccaggatgaaTGTTGGACTCATCACTTtgagtcagagagaaagagacaatccATACACTGGAAACACCCCTCTTCATCTGCTCCAATGAAGGCCAaggtaatttgagggagatttggttgctatttctaataggtcaagagtccacatagaggctccctcaTAGACTGATCCCCAaaattgtttactcttttacttgtttcagtcatttgactgtggccatgctggagcaccgcctttagtctaggaaatcgacccccaggacttattctttgta from Octopus sinensis linkage group LG19, ASM634580v1, whole genome shotgun sequence includes these protein-coding regions:
- the LOC115222308 gene encoding nucleolar GTP-binding protein 2; protein product: MVSNKVHRGQRGKRPERLNKSSHSMNIDRPKSEGHGGHNMRDRTTIKRLQMYRNYKPKRDSAGKILRPAPFQTWLKSGTVARVEPNRRWFGNTRVITQNALQRFQEEMEKVKKDPYKMVMRQSKLPVSLLNEAAKYARPHLLDTESYAVTFGKKAQRKRPKIKVDNLEDLSKLVQESAEKYNPQKDMDLMVEYDGVRDEAIEMVFKAGQSKRIWNELYKVIDSSDVLVQVLDARDPLGTRCYQIEKYLKKEKPHKQLIFILNKVDLVPVWVTQKWVTILSEAQPTMAFHASLTNAFGKGAFINLLRQFAKLHSNKKQISVGFIGYPNVGKSSVINTLRKKKVCKVAPIAGETKVWQYITLMRRIYLVDCPGVVYPSGSTPTEIVLKGVVRVEHLRNPEDYIGAVLERVRPEYITRAYKIEGWTGTEDFLEKLAKRYGKLLKGGDPDFNNISKIVLNDWQRGRLPYFVKPPVREGDEIESIVDKVVVETASQETAVIGEETVKAIPQVQQDLRKIQVQPEFVADDVKSVNLDVSRDDSDAEDVSDKESDEDGEETKEIAIPDVEKESADAEAFVELMTKSNEAEQTAATAAAATAAAGEKDKGTDDSSDKSISKESSSITETAAQENTSAKDEDKSEEIIENSKDETKEKSLTASLESIPSGSGISAVQQMPEDSDDEADFMYKMKEPESKPSTSATKESSSKVNIAKSGKNKKRKQKRHQESSDEDEAPKLTGKQRRKLDRKERQKKIGKHFYDYANVKNRSDRARR